A window of the Fusarium poae strain DAOMC 252244 chromosome 3, whole genome shotgun sequence genome harbors these coding sequences:
- a CDS encoding hypothetical protein (BUSCO:47030at5125), with product MASHDDDTMPEETQGYKLSQPKQSLAEYQQMDAGDESLQRYKESLGLGGGTDISDPNDPRVCIILSLTMDSPGRPPVTIDLSTPGSETTLKDKPFNIKEGAKFTMSAKFKVQHEILSGLHYVQVVKRKGIRVSKDSEMIGSYAPSTDKQPTYIKKFQEEEAPSGMLARGHYNAISSFVDDDKKKHLEFEWSFDIAKDW from the exons ATGGCTTCCCACGACGATGATACCATGCCCGAGGAGACTCAGGGCTACAAGCTCTCCCAGCCTAAGCAGAGTCTGGCTGAGTACCAGCAGATGG ACGCTGGTGATGAGTCTCTCCAGCGATACAAGGAGtcccttggtcttggaggcGGTACTGATATCTCTGACCCCAACGACCCCCGAGTCTGCATCATTCTCTCCTTGACCATGGACTCCCCCGGCCGTCCTCCAGTCACCATCGATCTCTCTACCCCTGGAAGCGAGACCACTCTCAAGGACAAGCCCTTCAACATCAAGGAGGGTGCCAAGTTCACTATGAGCGCCAAGTTTAAGGTTCAGCACGAGATTCTCAGCGGCCTCCATTACGTTCAGGTTGTTAAGCGAAAGGGTATCCGCGTCTCCAAGGACTCTGAGATGATTGGCAGCTACGCCCCCAGCACCGACAAGCAGCCCACTTACATTAAGAAGT tccaggaggaggaagccCCCAGCGGCATGCTCGCTCGTGGCCACTACAACGCCATCTCTAGCTTCGTGgacgacgataagaagaagcatctCGAATTTGAGTGGAGTTTCGATATCGCCAAGGACTGGTAG
- a CDS encoding hypothetical protein (BUSCO:30987at5125), which yields MPGLPSSVDLDECISRLYNKELLAESVIEAVCAKTKELLMRESNVVHVRAPITVVGDIHGQFFDLIEIFRIGGYCPDTNYLFLGDYVDRGMFSVETISLLVCLKLRYPNRVHLIRGNHESRGVTQSYGFYTECSRKYGNANVWHYFTDMFDFLTLSVVINDQIFCVHGGLSPSIHSIDQIKIIDRFREIPHEGPMADLVWSDPDPERDEFSLSPRGAGYTFGAQVVKKFLAVNNMSHILRAHQLCQEGFQVLYDDRLSTVWSAPNYCYRCGNMASVLEVSDTGERFFNVFAAAPENDVHKDLQPGNEKSADGNALPDYFL from the exons ATGCCTGGGCTACCTT CGTCCGTCGATCTCGACGAGTGCATTTCGCGCTTATACAACAAGGAGTTGCTTGCCGAGTCAGTCATCGAGGCCGTCTGCGCCAAGACGAAAGAGCTTCTTATGCGCGAGTCTAACGTCGTCCACGTCCGCGCGCCCATTACTGTCGTTGGAGATATCCACGGACAATTCTTCGACCTTATCGAGATTTTTCGCATCGGCGGCTACTGCCCTGACACCAACTATCTGTTCCTTG GAGACTACGTTGACCGTGGCATGTTCAGTGTTGAAACAATATCGTTGCTTGTATGCTTGAAACTACGATACCCTAATCGCGTGCATCTGATCCGCGGAAACCACGAGTCGCGCGGCGTTACGCAGTCATATGGCTTCTACACAGAGTGTTCGCGCAAATATGGCAATGCCAACGTATGGCACTACTTTACCGATATGTTTGACTTTTTGACTTTGAGTGTTGTAATCAACGATCAAATCTTCTGTGTCCACGGCG GTCTATCGCCCTCTATCCACTCGATCGAccaaattaaaattatagaCCGATTCCGCGAGATTCCTCACGAGGGTCCTATGGCTGATCTGGTTTGGTCTGATCCTGATCCTGAGCGCGATGAATTTTCCCTGTCACCCCGCGGCGCGGGGTACACTTTTGGAGCACAGGTCGTCAAAAAGTTCCTGGCTGTCAATAATATGTCGCACATCCTACGCGCTCACCAGCTCTGTCAGGAGGGCTTCCAGGTTCTCTATGATGACCGCCTTAGCACTGTTTGGAGTGCGCCAAACTATTGCTATCGCTGCGGAAATATGGCCAGTGTCCTCGAAGTCAGCGACACCGGTGAACGTTTCTTTAACGTTTTTGCAGCGGCACCAGAGAACGACGTGCACAAGGATCTTCAGCCAGGAAACGAAAAGTCTGCCGACGGTAATGCCTTACCAGACTATTTCTTATAA